The following are encoded in a window of Thunnus albacares chromosome 17, fThuAlb1.1, whole genome shotgun sequence genomic DNA:
- the ppap2d gene encoding phosphatidic acid phosphatase type 2D: MQKFNSSGSHSSTLPRDAELQLRLADSGGAGEGKENGAGKHFLTQPEEESSVCTKRRMLVGLDVICLCVASIPFFACELKAVTPYRRGFFCGDSSITYPYVEREAIPDSLLIAGGIAITGLTIALGECYRVRFRGVHSRAFVRNRYVSCLYKELGSFLFGCCVGQSLTNMAKLSVGRLRPNFLSVCNITYASINCTPGSYVSQVTCRQHNQKMVEEARKSFFSGHASFAMYTMLYLAFYLQARLSWRGARLLRPLIQFLLVMIAIYTGLSRISDYRHHPTDVLTGFIQGGLTAYWVAFYISSMFKPCARPDLSPTNMSLESPLSSQQTVC; the protein is encoded by the exons ATGCAAAAGTTCAATTCCAGCGGTAGCCACAGCAGCACGCTGCCCCGGGACGCGGAGCTCCAGCTGCGGTTAGCTGACAGTGGAGGAGCCGGGGAAGGGAAGGAGAACGGCGCCGGGAAGCATTTCCTCACCCAGCCTGAGGAGGAGAGCTCGGTTTGCACCAAGAGGAGGATGCTCGTCGGTTTGGATGTAATATGTCTTTGTGTCG CTTCCATCCCATTCTTTGCGTGTGAGTTGAAGGCAGTGACGCCGTACAGGCGAGGATTCTTCTGTGGAGACTCCAGCATTACCTATCCCTATGTGGAGAGAGAGGCCATCCCAGACAGCCTGCTCATTGCTGGTGGCATAGCCATCACTGGCCTTACA ATTGCACTGGGTGAATGTTACCGGGTGCGTTTCCGAGGTGTACACTCACGGGCATTTGTTCGCAACCGCTATGTGTCATGTCTGTACAAGGAGCTGGGAAGCTTCCTGTTTGGTTGCTGCGTAGGTCAGTCTCTCACTAATATGGCAAAGCTAAGCGTGGGGCGCCTGCGACccaacttcctgtctgtctgtaacatCACCTATGCGTCCATCAACTGCACACCGGGCAGCTATGTGTCCCAGGTCACCTGCAGGCAGCACAACCAGAAGATGGTGGAGGAGGCGAg GAAGTCCTTTTTCTCTGGCCATGCTTCCTTTGCCATGTACACCATGCTCTATTTGGCA TTCTACCTGCAGGCACGGTTGTCGTGGCGAGGAGCTCGACTGTTACGCCCACTCATACAGTTCCTATTAGTGATGATCGCCATCTACACCGGCCTGAGCCGCATCTCTGACTACCGTCACCACCCAACTGATGTCCTCACAGGCTTCATCCAAGGAGGGCTCACTGCATACTGGGTG GCCTTCTACATCTCCTCAATGTTTAAGCCATGTGCCCGTCCAGACCTGTCTCCCACTAACATGTCCCTGGAGAGTCCACTGTCCAGCCAACAAACTGTCTGTTAG